In the Topomyia yanbarensis strain Yona2022 chromosome 3, ASM3024719v1, whole genome shotgun sequence genome, one interval contains:
- the LOC131686893 gene encoding uncharacterized protein LOC131686893 gives MPSSKNLDLERGEKSESVLGIKWIPYEDVFVYSFGMRDDIQRILHEDHIPTKREIARVVMSLFDPLGFVAFFLVHGKILLQDTWAKGTEWDQQIPDDLNKRWRQWSELFGQLNQIRIPRCYFRSPFPKNLDRLQLHVFVDASEMAYAAVAYFRLESNGCVQVALVGAKVKVAPLKTLSIPRLELKAANLGVRLAGSIQSQHSYPINFRYFWGDSKTVLAWIKSIDHRRYHKFVAVRVGEILTTTEPNEWMYVPSKLNVADLATKWGIGPQLTMNSPWFQPHDFFQTTERNWPTQQPIEPTEEELRNAHCHFAHFALVEFTRFSSWTKMHRSVAYVLRFINNIRRKKGRAKELGNLTSDELRLAEEELWKMAQGDVYPDEIAVLVQTQGPPDRRHNVVDKTSDIYTKWPFLDENGVLRSRGRIGAAPYTPTEAKFPVILPKQHLITFLLVDWFHRRFRHANRKTVFNEIRQRFDISQLRRLLDKVTRSCVWCRIAKSSPRPPAMAPLPEMRVTSFIRPFTFTGLDYFGPVLVRMGRSNVKRWVALFTCLTTRAIHLEVVHSLSMESCIMAVQRFVSRRGMPREFWSDNATCFQGTSNKLEVHNKMMSEKFTTSQTTWKFIPPASRTWAVHGRGSFARSRWQSGRRWMVPENLTMKHWKQSC, from the coding sequence ATGCCTTCATCGAAAAATCTAGACTTGGAGCGAGGTGAAAAGTCCGAATCAGTGCTGGGGATTAAATGGATACCGTACGAAGACGTGTTTGTGTACTCCTTTGGTATGAGAGATGACATACAGCGCATTCTTCATGAGGATCACATTCCCACCAAGCGGGAAATCGCCCGAGTTGTTATGAGCCTATTTGATCCGCTCGGTTTCGTCGCGTTTTTCCTTGTACACGGCAAAATTCTTCTCCAGGACACGTGGGCGAAAGGTACGGAATGGGACCAACAGATTCCTGACGATCTCAACAAGCGGTGGCGGCAGTGGTCGGAGCTCTTCGGACAGTTAAACCAGATCCGTATACCCCGGTGCTACTTTAGGTCACCCTTTCCTAAGAACCTGGATCGCCTCCAACTACACGTGTTCGTAGATGCTAGCGAAATGGCGTATGCtgcggtggcttatttccgacTGGAGAGTAACGGTTGCGTGCAAGTGGCACTCGTCGGGGCCAAAGTGAAAGTTGCCCCATTGAAAACTTTGTCTATTCCCAGACTCGAGTTGAAAGCCGCCAACCTCGGGGTTCGCTTGGCCGGCAGCATCCAAAGTCAGCACTCTTACCCAATCAATTTCCGATATTTCTGGGGCGATTCGAAAACCGTTCTCGCTTGGATCAAATCAATCGATCACAGACGGTATCATAAGTTTGTTGCTGTCCGCGTCGGCGAGATCCTGACAACCACAGAGCCAAATGAGTGGATGTACGTACCATCGAAACTCAACGTTGCTGATCTCGCGACGAAGTGGGGAATTGGTCCGCAGCTGACGATGAACAGCCCTTGGTTCCAGCCTCATGACTTCTTCCAAACCACCGAAAGGAATTGGCCTACGCAACAACCGATTGAGCCAACTGAGGAAGAACTAAGGAATGCCCACTGTCATTTCGCACACTTTGCGTTGGTGGAATTCACCCGGTTTAGCAGTTGGACCAAAATGCACCGTTCAGTAGCATACGTGCTTCGCTTTATCAACAACATTCGGCGGAAGAAAGGAAGAGCTAAAGAGCTCGGCAATCTTACCAGCGATGAGCTACGACTAGCGGAAGAAGAGTTGTGGAAGATGGCGCAAGGCGATGTTTATCCTGATGAAATCGCCGTACTCGTCCAAACTCAAGGTCCACCAGATCGACGTCATAATGTTGTGGATAAGACCAGCGACATCTACACCAAGTGGCCGTTCCTCGATGAGAATGGAGTTCTGCGGAGTCGTGGCCGAATCGGTGCGGCACCCTACACACCGACCGAAGCTAAGTTTCCCGTAATCCTACCCAAACAACATTTAATAACCTTCTTACTTGTAGACTGGTTCCACCGCCGCTTTCGCCACGCCAACCGAAAGACCGTCTTCAACGAAATTCGCCAACGATTCGACATTTCGCAACTGCGTCGATTGTTAGACAAGGTCACACGAAGCTGCGTCTGGTGCAGAATTGCTAAGTCTTCCCCGAGACCGCCCGCTATGGCCCCACTACCGGAAATGCGGGTAACTTCGTTCATCCGGCCATTTACCTTCACCGGGCTGGACTACTTCGGGCCGGTGCTCGTCAGAATGGGCAGAAGCAACGTCAAGCGCTGGGTAGCCCTCTTTACGTGTCTCACCACCAGAGCCATCCATTTGGAAGTGGTACACTCACTGAGTATGGAGTCGTGCATCATGGCTGTGCAACGCTTTGTCTCCCGCCGGGGTATGCCGCGGGAATTCTGGTCGGACAATGCCACCTGTTTCCAGGGCACTAGCAACAAACTGGAAGTGCACAACAAGATGATGTCGGAAAAGTTTACTACCTCACAAACTACATGGAAGTTCATTCCACCTGCTTCCCGCACATGGGCGGTGCATGGGAGAGGCTCGTTCGCTCGGTCAAGGTGGCAATCGGGGCGACGCTGGATGGTACCCGAAAACCTGACGATGAAACACTGGAAACAATCTTGTTAG